The Nitrospira tepida genome includes a window with the following:
- the cmk gene encoding (d)CMP kinase — translation MSIIHAQRAADPHGRAQRSSLVIAIDGPAGAGKSTVAKLLASRLGYLYLDTGALYRALAWKTKRASVASDDEAAVERLLATTLLEVRHQDGERMRVSVDGQDITDDLRAPDTSALASVISSLPAVREWLLPVQRKIAERGAVVAEGRDVGTRVFPAADVKFFLEATPEVRAQRRFRELAASGGPVSLEDTARDLVARDTRDRTRALAPLVPAPDALTIDTSNLDIEQVLQRMLAAVSAKL, via the coding sequence ATGTCTATAATACACGCGCAACGGGCCGCCGATCCCCACGGTCGTGCCCAGCGGTCTTCATTGGTGATCGCCATCGATGGGCCAGCCGGAGCGGGGAAAAGCACGGTCGCGAAGCTGCTGGCCTCCCGTCTCGGCTATCTCTATCTCGATACCGGCGCCCTGTACCGGGCGTTGGCCTGGAAAACGAAACGAGCCAGCGTGGCCTCCGATGACGAGGCGGCCGTAGAGCGATTGTTGGCGACGACGTTGTTGGAAGTCCGCCATCAGGATGGCGAGAGGATGCGGGTGTCTGTAGATGGGCAAGACATCACCGACGATTTGCGGGCTCCCGACACGAGCGCGCTGGCCTCCGTGATCTCATCGCTCCCGGCGGTCCGCGAGTGGCTGCTGCCGGTGCAGCGAAAGATCGCGGAACGGGGGGCTGTGGTGGCCGAAGGTCGTGATGTGGGTACCCGCGTGTTTCCGGCTGCGGACGTGAAGTTTTTTCTGGAAGCGACCCCCGAGGTCCGCGCGCAACGGCGCTTTCGTGAACTTGCGGCATCGGGAGGACCTGTGTCGTTGGAAGACACGGCTCGAGACTTGGTTGCCCGTGATACCAGGGATCGGACCAGGGCGCTCGCGCCGCTGGTGCCCGCGCCGGACGCGTTGACCATCGATACGTCGAATCTCGATATCGAGCAGGTCCTCCAGCGGATGCTGGCGGCCGTCTCCGCCAAACTGTGA
- a CDS encoding lysophospholipid acyltransferase family protein, with protein sequence MSSLLYGILWMLVRGLAHLFFRFRVEGQEHVPKQGGVLLAANHASYLDIPILGCAVRRRLWYLGRRDLFFPRLRPLLQALGWIPIRADRLDRKGFELAIELIRQGKAVVIYPEGGRSLTGKLRAGKPGIGIVVAQTGCPVIPVHIGGTYDVLPPGASWPRLRPLSVRFGQALSFDGKLGALSEKAFYREVSRRVMLKIAELGGVEPPRETKPRGTSSADATHEPPAPGPLSAESGRGS encoded by the coding sequence GTGAGTTCGCTGCTGTACGGCATCCTCTGGATGCTGGTCCGAGGCCTTGCGCATCTGTTCTTTCGGTTCCGCGTCGAGGGTCAGGAGCATGTTCCGAAGCAGGGCGGGGTGCTGCTGGCCGCGAACCACGCGAGCTACCTGGATATTCCCATTCTGGGCTGCGCTGTCCGGCGCCGGCTCTGGTACCTGGGACGACGAGACTTGTTTTTCCCAAGGCTCAGGCCCCTGCTGCAAGCCTTGGGCTGGATTCCGATCCGCGCAGACCGGCTGGATCGAAAAGGATTCGAGCTGGCGATCGAGCTTATTCGCCAGGGAAAGGCGGTGGTCATCTACCCGGAGGGGGGGCGCAGCCTCACCGGGAAATTGAGAGCGGGGAAGCCCGGGATCGGCATCGTGGTCGCGCAAACCGGATGCCCCGTGATTCCCGTCCACATCGGAGGGACCTATGACGTGTTGCCGCCGGGCGCATCCTGGCCCCGCCTGCGGCCTCTCTCCGTCCGGTTTGGGCAGGCGCTCTCCTTTGACGGGAAACTGGGAGCGTTGTCAGAGAAGGCGTTCTATCGCGAAGTGAGCCGGCGTGTGATGCTGAAGATTGCGGAGCTGGGCGGCGTCGAGCCGCCGAGGGAGACGAAGCCGAGAGGGACTTCCTCCGCTGACGCCACGCACGAACCACCGGCCCCAGGGCCGCTCAGCGCTGAGAGCGGCCGTGGGTCATAA
- a CDS encoding 30S ribosomal protein S1: MTIATQPTGQRLDRGAMESLYEETFRNFEEGTIVEGRIVAIGKDKIVVDIGYKSEGLIPLEQFSQEELSHLKVGDRVQVYIEDTEDSEGNLVLSKEKADKMKIWEDLEKIFKEEKNVEGKILSKIKGGMMVDIGVKAFLPGSQIDLHPVRDLDGLIGKVFPMKIIKINHRRGNVVVSRRVLLEETRDRNRQTTLANLKEGQLIQGTVKNITDYGAFIDLGGIDGLLHITDMSWGRVGHPSEMFQISDRVEVTVLKYDRETGRISLGLKQKTADPWTNVATKYPIGTRVKGKVVSLTDYGAFIELEPGVEGLVHVSEMSWTHEVRHPSKVVSIGDQVEAAVLNVDPGNRKISLGMKQTAPNPWDVVETKYPAGTRIEGKIKSLTDFGAFVGLDEGIDGLIHISDMSWVKHIKHPSELFKKGQKVEAVVLRIDKEKERLSLGYKQLTRDPWEDEIPARFHVGDTVSGRVSKVADFGVFVELEGGVEGLIHVSETRMEPSGRLEETFKLQDEVTAKVIKVDREERKIALSQRDHHADMESRQVDEFHASQGSVDQSLGRAAKQRKRTKSDDE; the protein is encoded by the coding sequence ATGACTATTGCCACGCAGCCGACAGGCCAACGGTTGGATCGGGGGGCCATGGAGTCCCTCTATGAAGAGACGTTTCGGAATTTCGAAGAGGGCACGATCGTCGAGGGACGCATCGTCGCCATCGGCAAAGACAAGATCGTCGTCGATATCGGATACAAGTCGGAAGGGCTGATCCCGCTTGAGCAGTTCTCGCAGGAGGAATTGAGCCACCTCAAGGTCGGCGACCGGGTTCAGGTCTATATCGAGGACACGGAGGATTCGGAGGGCAATCTCGTCTTGTCGAAGGAAAAGGCCGACAAGATGAAGATTTGGGAGGATCTGGAAAAGATCTTCAAGGAAGAGAAGAATGTGGAGGGGAAGATCCTCTCCAAGATCAAGGGCGGCATGATGGTGGACATCGGCGTGAAGGCCTTCTTGCCGGGATCGCAGATCGACCTCCATCCGGTGCGCGACCTCGACGGGTTGATCGGCAAGGTCTTCCCGATGAAGATCATCAAGATCAACCACCGGCGCGGCAACGTGGTGGTCTCCCGGCGGGTGCTGCTCGAAGAGACGCGCGACCGGAACCGCCAGACGACCTTGGCCAATCTGAAGGAAGGCCAGTTGATTCAGGGCACGGTGAAAAACATCACCGACTACGGCGCCTTCATCGACCTGGGCGGCATCGACGGGTTGCTGCACATCACCGACATGTCGTGGGGCCGCGTCGGGCATCCGTCCGAAATGTTCCAGATCAGCGATCGTGTGGAAGTGACCGTGCTTAAATACGACCGGGAGACCGGACGGATCTCGCTGGGCCTCAAGCAGAAGACCGCCGACCCCTGGACCAACGTGGCGACCAAGTATCCCATTGGGACGAGGGTCAAGGGCAAGGTGGTCAGCCTCACCGACTACGGCGCCTTCATCGAGTTGGAGCCGGGCGTGGAAGGGCTGGTCCATGTGTCGGAAATGTCCTGGACGCATGAAGTCCGCCACCCATCCAAAGTTGTCTCCATCGGCGATCAGGTGGAGGCGGCCGTCTTGAACGTGGACCCGGGGAACCGGAAGATTTCCCTAGGCATGAAGCAAACCGCGCCGAATCCCTGGGACGTGGTCGAGACCAAGTACCCGGCCGGAACGAGGATCGAAGGCAAGATCAAGAGCCTGACCGATTTCGGTGCCTTTGTCGGATTGGACGAAGGCATCGACGGGCTCATCCACATTTCCGACATGTCCTGGGTCAAACACATCAAGCACCCGTCTGAGCTGTTCAAAAAAGGGCAGAAGGTCGAGGCCGTGGTGCTCCGGATCGACAAGGAAAAGGAGCGGCTCTCCTTGGGATACAAGCAGTTGACCCGCGATCCCTGGGAGGATGAAATCCCCGCTCGGTTCCATGTGGGCGATACGGTTTCTGGCCGGGTCAGCAAGGTGGCGGACTTCGGCGTGTTCGTCGAGTTGGAGGGCGGCGTCGAAGGGTTGATCCACGTGAGCGAAACCAGGATGGAGCCGTCCGGCCGGCTCGAAGAGACCTTCAAGTTGCAAGACGAGGTCACCGCCAAGGTGATCAAGGTCGATCGGGAGGAACGGAAGATCGCGCTGAGCCAGCGGGATCACCATGCAGACATGGAATCGCGGCAGGTGGACGAATTTCACGCCTCGCAAGGATCGGTGGACCAGAGCCTGGGCCGCGCGGCCAAGCAGCGGAAGCGGACCAAGAGCGACGACGAATAG
- the sppA gene encoding signal peptide peptidase SppA, protein MTDTPVAEPKPHKKGWRLTLWILGVGTLLTLLGSWVLPWLEMLGEDRVALVRIEGVIVDSKETVGELKRFGDSPAVKAIVLRIDSPGGGVVPAQEIYEAVRRLRTRTNKAVVASMGTVAASGGYYIAVASDRIMANPGTLTGSIGVIMETANLEGLLKKIGVEGVVIKSGRFKDVGSPLRKMTDEERTVLQTVMDDVHQQFIEAVSEGRSLDLADVHELADGRVFTGRQAKDMKLVDELGDLDDAIQLAADLAGIEGEPQVVEPRKRFSIRELIESKLSGALPQFDWHPGVSLKYLMAY, encoded by the coding sequence ATGACCGACACACCGGTGGCGGAACCGAAGCCCCACAAGAAGGGGTGGCGGCTGACGCTCTGGATTCTCGGAGTGGGCACCCTGTTGACGCTGCTCGGCAGTTGGGTCCTCCCTTGGCTGGAAATGCTTGGGGAGGACCGGGTGGCGCTCGTTCGGATCGAAGGCGTCATCGTGGATTCCAAGGAGACGGTGGGGGAACTGAAGCGGTTCGGCGACAGCCCGGCCGTCAAGGCGATCGTGCTGCGGATCGACAGCCCAGGAGGCGGCGTGGTGCCGGCCCAGGAAATTTACGAGGCCGTCCGGCGCCTGCGCACGAGGACGAACAAGGCCGTGGTGGCCTCGATGGGGACGGTCGCGGCCTCGGGGGGTTATTATATCGCGGTGGCCAGCGACCGGATCATGGCCAATCCCGGCACCTTGACCGGCAGCATCGGCGTGATCATGGAGACCGCCAACCTGGAAGGGTTGCTCAAGAAAATCGGCGTGGAAGGGGTCGTGATCAAATCCGGGCGGTTCAAGGACGTCGGCTCGCCGCTTCGAAAGATGACGGATGAGGAACGCACCGTCCTTCAAACCGTGATGGACGACGTCCATCAGCAATTCATCGAGGCGGTGTCGGAGGGCCGTTCGCTCGATCTGGCCGACGTGCATGAACTCGCCGACGGGCGGGTGTTCACCGGCCGGCAGGCCAAGGACATGAAACTGGTCGATGAACTCGGCGACTTGGACGACGCCATTCAACTGGCGGCGGATTTGGCCGGCATCGAAGGCGAACCCCAGGTGGTGGAGCCGCGGAAGCGGTTTTCGATCCGTGAACTGATCGAGTCGAAATTGTCGGGGGCGTTGCCGCAGTTTGATTGGCACCCGGGGGTCAGTCTCAAGTACTTGATGGCCTATTGA
- a CDS encoding HU family DNA-binding protein, which yields MTKAQIIERLSEQVPTLTKRQAEIVVNTVFDSIRDSLRAGDKTEIRGFGSFRLRSRRMKEGRNPKTGATVAVPAKKVPFFKAGKELKELLNQ from the coding sequence ATGACGAAAGCGCAGATCATCGAACGATTGTCCGAACAGGTGCCGACGTTGACGAAACGCCAGGCCGAGATCGTCGTCAACACGGTCTTCGACAGCATCCGCGATTCCCTGCGGGCGGGCGATAAGACCGAGATCCGCGGATTCGGCAGTTTCCGGCTCCGTTCGCGTCGCATGAAGGAAGGGCGGAATCCGAAAACCGGCGCGACGGTCGCCGTGCCGGCCAAGAAAGTCCCGTTCTTCAAAGCGGGCAAGGAACTGAAAGAGCTTTTGAACCAATAA
- a CDS encoding PCP reductase family protein, translating to MAESTQPIASDDIIWTPEALQRMERAPAFLRGMVKRLAEKKARELGYGTITGEILDQFKGQMMGSMGGSAGMAQAASQMQAGRLPWTAAAQARLDSVPEFMRGMIKQIAEELAREHGHMEVNVDLFEKVEALGDLQEAATPPMDWSEAALARLQEKIKEAPAIAQEFVADMLKRDTEEMAREQGLSRIDEAALVQVWDRPQERVAWSDEAWKRLQTSPDFVRSGIRKAAERRARKLGLKEIDSDHLTQFRNQAMMKAVKRIRAYGFRELTFDAFETALQKTKRLQGNDQAEKRLQDIRQHFADPNTKKPEGGTLGAELMDRFRKYLKGEGTL from the coding sequence ATGGCCGAGTCAACCCAACCGATCGCGTCCGACGATATCATCTGGACCCCGGAAGCCCTTCAGCGGATGGAGCGCGCGCCGGCCTTCTTGCGGGGCATGGTCAAGCGGTTGGCGGAAAAGAAAGCCCGTGAATTGGGGTACGGCACCATTACGGGGGAAATTCTCGATCAGTTTAAAGGGCAGATGATGGGCAGCATGGGCGGGAGCGCCGGGATGGCCCAGGCGGCCTCCCAGATGCAGGCCGGGCGGTTGCCCTGGACCGCGGCGGCACAGGCCCGATTAGACAGCGTCCCGGAATTCATGCGCGGCATGATCAAGCAGATCGCCGAAGAACTGGCCCGCGAGCACGGGCATATGGAGGTCAACGTCGACCTCTTCGAGAAGGTGGAAGCCTTGGGCGATCTGCAGGAGGCGGCGACGCCTCCGATGGACTGGAGCGAAGCGGCCTTGGCCCGGCTCCAGGAGAAGATCAAAGAAGCGCCGGCGATTGCGCAGGAGTTCGTGGCCGACATGCTCAAGCGCGACACCGAGGAGATGGCCCGCGAGCAGGGGCTCTCGCGGATCGACGAGGCGGCGCTGGTCCAGGTCTGGGACCGGCCGCAAGAACGCGTGGCCTGGTCCGACGAAGCCTGGAAGCGGTTGCAGACCTCGCCGGACTTTGTCCGAAGCGGCATCCGGAAGGCCGCCGAGCGGCGGGCGCGCAAGCTTGGGCTGAAAGAGATCGATTCGGACCATCTCACGCAGTTCCGAAACCAAGCGATGATGAAGGCGGTCAAGCGCATCCGCGCGTACGGCTTCCGGGAGCTCACCTTCGATGCCTTCGAGACCGCGCTCCAGAAAACGAAGCGGCTCCAGGGGAACGATCAAGCCGAAAAACGCCTTCAAGACATTCGCCAGCACTTTGCCGATCCGAACACCAAGAAGCCGGAAGGTGGGACGTTGGGCGCCGAGCTGATGGACCGGTTCAGGAAATATCTCAAAGGAGAGGGGACCCTGTAG
- a CDS encoding FG-GAP repeat domain-containing protein: MILGIPAAAILLAGLWSCTKTDAYDPPDLFYLYAHYAVGRNPTTVTTADFNHDGVTDVVTTNIGNNTLSFLIGNGDGSFKDQVQMKVCVEPRALAVKDLNGDGLSDMAIVCAGSDQVGIYLAQPEGGFQQAHLYTLHKIPVSIDGADLDGNGTIDLAVALRNDKIKILLGRGNGEFSDGPLYEYGDTPTSLVLKDLNADGKPDLLVTNGGRMSNAVSVWMGRGDGSFAGPTDYRTGKRPLGVSVADFNNDKLDDLFVINGEMDTFTIFLGKGDGSFQPGKESGADAGPNYGVARDFDGDHILDVAIVNIQSNDLSILYGRGDGTFRYPPRNYRTKGGPFALADFSVMTEQTAVPGLVIANNGAGSVSVFLHRGHKQAPPAQAQDNG, from the coding sequence GTGATTCTTGGAATCCCGGCCGCCGCCATTCTGCTCGCGGGGCTGTGGAGCTGCACCAAGACCGACGCCTACGATCCGCCGGATCTGTTCTATCTGTACGCCCATTATGCGGTTGGACGAAATCCCACGACCGTCACCACAGCCGATTTCAACCATGACGGGGTGACCGACGTGGTCACGACCAATATCGGGAACAACACCTTGTCGTTTCTGATCGGCAACGGCGACGGCAGTTTTAAAGACCAAGTCCAGATGAAGGTCTGCGTCGAGCCTCGGGCCTTGGCCGTCAAGGACCTCAACGGCGACGGGCTCAGCGACATGGCGATCGTGTGCGCGGGCAGCGACCAGGTCGGGATCTATCTGGCCCAACCGGAAGGCGGGTTCCAACAGGCGCATCTCTATACCCTGCACAAAATCCCTGTATCCATCGACGGGGCGGATCTGGACGGCAACGGGACCATCGACCTAGCCGTGGCGCTTCGCAACGACAAGATCAAGATCCTGCTCGGACGGGGCAATGGGGAGTTCTCGGACGGGCCTCTCTATGAGTATGGGGACACCCCCACCTCCCTGGTGCTCAAGGATCTCAACGCGGACGGCAAGCCGGATCTCCTGGTGACGAACGGAGGGCGCATGTCGAACGCCGTGTCCGTGTGGATGGGCAGAGGCGACGGCTCGTTCGCCGGCCCGACCGATTATCGCACGGGCAAACGTCCGCTGGGCGTCAGCGTGGCTGACTTCAACAACGACAAGCTTGACGACCTCTTCGTGATCAACGGAGAGATGGACACATTCACGATTTTCCTCGGCAAGGGTGACGGCAGCTTTCAGCCGGGGAAAGAGTCGGGAGCCGATGCCGGCCCCAATTACGGAGTGGCGCGGGATTTCGACGGGGACCACATTTTGGACGTGGCGATCGTCAATATTCAATCGAACGATCTCTCGATTCTCTACGGACGCGGTGACGGCACGTTCCGGTACCCGCCCAGAAACTACCGGACTAAAGGAGGGCCGTTCGCGCTCGCGGACTTTTCCGTCATGACCGAGCAGACGGCGGTTCCCGGGTTGGTCATTGCCAACAACGGAGCCGGAAGCGTCTCGGTGTTCCTGCACCGCGGGCACAAGCAGGCGCCCCCTGCGCAGGCGCAAGACAACGGGTAG
- a CDS encoding D-alanyl-D-alanine carboxypeptidase family protein — protein sequence MTPARSRLRRVVLGLLLFWMIGGMAFGGAQAQAEEGQPSGRTHKATKSLRLLKWRQIPAHGILLKDMKSGQTLYQFRAGERLSPASLTKIMSALIILEQGNLNDEVVVSERAARAHKVRLRLRAGQVFRLEDLLKAMLIVSANDACVAAVEHVASDEATFVELMNRKAAALGLKDTHFGNPCGFDVPGHYTTAEDLAKLSEIALENPIFRELVRQERDLISPINGNRVYLLHNTNRLLGRVPGVEGVKTGFTSKAGRCLIAKVSQDGRELLLVLLGAKRRWTTASDLIKYGLTVLQLATPEFQVSDREQPYE from the coding sequence GTGACGCCCGCGCGATCCCGACTCAGACGAGTGGTCCTCGGGCTGCTCCTGTTCTGGATGATCGGGGGAATGGCCTTCGGCGGCGCCCAGGCCCAGGCTGAAGAGGGCCAGCCGTCCGGCAGGACGCACAAGGCCACGAAGAGCCTCCGCCTGCTCAAGTGGCGGCAGATTCCCGCCCACGGCATTTTGCTCAAGGACATGAAGAGCGGACAAACGCTCTATCAGTTCCGTGCCGGCGAGCGGCTGTCCCCTGCAAGCCTGACCAAGATCATGTCGGCGCTTATCATCCTCGAACAGGGGAATTTGAACGACGAAGTGGTGGTGAGCGAGCGCGCCGCCAGGGCCCATAAAGTCCGCCTCCGGTTGCGGGCCGGTCAGGTGTTCAGACTGGAAGATCTGTTGAAGGCCATGTTGATCGTCTCGGCCAACGACGCCTGCGTGGCGGCGGTGGAGCACGTGGCCTCGGACGAAGCAACCTTCGTCGAGTTGATGAACCGCAAGGCCGCCGCGCTGGGGCTCAAGGACACCCATTTCGGAAATCCCTGCGGATTCGACGTGCCCGGTCATTACACGACCGCGGAGGATCTGGCGAAGCTGAGTGAAATTGCGCTGGAAAATCCGATCTTCCGCGAGCTGGTCCGGCAGGAACGCGACCTGATCTCACCGATCAACGGGAACCGGGTCTATCTGCTGCACAATACCAATCGCCTGCTGGGACGGGTGCCGGGCGTGGAGGGCGTGAAGACCGGGTTCACGTCCAAGGCCGGCCGTTGTCTGATTGCGAAGGTGTCGCAGGATGGGCGAGAGTTGCTGCTGGTGTTGTTGGGCGCGAAGCGACGATGGACGACCGCGTCGGACCTGATCAAGTACGGCCTGACGGTGCTTCAGTTGGCGACCCCGGAGTTCCAGGTCTCGGACCGGGAACAGCCCTATGAATAG
- a CDS encoding Glu/Leu/Phe/Val family dehydrogenase yields the protein MQNELDTPAFRLAVAQFDEAAKRMNLDRNLHQRLKLPQRSLMVSIPVRMDDGRVEVFTGYRVHHDMSRGPCKGGIRYHLGVTLGEVAALAMWMTWKCALAGLPYGGAKGGVKVNPKSLSRDELQRMTRRYTAEIFPLIGPDRDVPAPDVGTDSQVMAWIMDTYSQQVGYASPGVVTGKPLSIGGSLGREDATGRGVVDVTLAAMKHLELDPSQATVAIQGFGNVGSHTARIMQEAGLKVVAVSDVNGGLYNPKGLDIPDILKRYREEGTPLGKIRSGDWITNEDLLQLPCTVLVPAALSEQITGKNADKLRCRILAEGANGPTTMEADAILAEKGIFVIPDILANSGGVIVSYFEWVQDAQRFGWKSKDIQERLHDIITAAFARTLAFATEHRTSMRMAALMGGIEKVAQAHLHRGLYP from the coding sequence ATGCAGAATGAACTCGATACGCCCGCCTTTCGGCTGGCCGTCGCGCAATTCGACGAGGCGGCGAAGCGCATGAACCTGGATCGCAATCTGCACCAACGGCTGAAACTGCCTCAACGCTCGCTGATGGTCAGCATTCCGGTCCGCATGGACGACGGCCGCGTGGAGGTGTTCACGGGCTATCGCGTCCACCATGACATGTCTCGGGGCCCCTGCAAGGGCGGCATCCGCTACCACTTGGGTGTCACGCTTGGGGAGGTCGCGGCCCTGGCCATGTGGATGACCTGGAAATGCGCGCTGGCCGGCTTGCCGTACGGAGGCGCCAAGGGCGGCGTGAAGGTCAATCCCAAATCGCTGTCCCGCGACGAGCTGCAGCGCATGACCCGCCGCTATACGGCGGAGATTTTTCCGCTCATCGGGCCGGATCGCGACGTGCCGGCTCCGGATGTCGGCACGGATTCCCAGGTGATGGCCTGGATCATGGACACCTACAGCCAGCAGGTCGGCTATGCCTCCCCCGGCGTGGTGACCGGAAAACCCCTTTCGATCGGCGGAAGCCTCGGACGAGAAGATGCGACCGGACGCGGCGTCGTGGACGTGACGCTCGCCGCCATGAAACACCTGGAATTGGACCCGTCCCAGGCCACGGTCGCGATCCAGGGATTCGGCAACGTCGGATCGCACACAGCCCGCATCATGCAAGAAGCCGGCTTGAAGGTCGTGGCAGTCAGCGATGTCAACGGCGGCCTGTATAATCCCAAGGGCTTGGACATTCCGGACATCCTCAAACGTTACCGAGAGGAAGGCACGCCCCTGGGGAAAATCCGATCCGGTGATTGGATCACCAACGAAGACCTGCTGCAACTGCCCTGCACCGTCCTGGTGCCGGCGGCCCTGTCGGAACAGATCACGGGCAAGAACGCGGACAAACTCCGATGCCGCATCCTCGCTGAAGGCGCCAACGGTCCGACGACCATGGAGGCGGATGCCATCTTGGCCGAGAAAGGCATCTTCGTAATCCCCGACATCCTGGCGAACTCCGGCGGCGTCATCGTCTCGTATTTTGAATGGGTGCAGGACGCGCAACGGTTCGGCTGGAAGTCCAAAGACATTCAGGAGCGATTGCACGACATCATTACCGCCGCCTTCGCCAGGACCTTGGCCTTCGCGACGGAGCACAGGACCAGCATGCGAATGGCCGCCTTGATGGGCGGCATCGAGAAGGTCGCGCAAGCGCATCTCCATCGCGGGCTGTATCCATAG
- the lipB gene encoding lipoyl(octanoyl) transferase LipB yields MRPEPTMANPVSARPASRETTDQGTALLVTPGRLPYELVWETQQAWVEQRQVDRLPDTLLLLEHDPVFTMGRRTAQPHREQAAQVTAAHGVPLLEVDRGGSITYHGPGQLVAYPIVRLMPPCHGPKAYVARLETIIIRTLAEWGIEGFLRPGLHGVWVDLSHPRKIASVGVRIVKGVTMHGLALNVSMDLTPFRWITPCGIDGCEVTSMTDLLGRAVAIDHVLSRLVHWFAVLFQWTWTEHRQTLHSSPERFCHAE; encoded by the coding sequence ATGCGACCTGAACCGACCATGGCCAATCCCGTGAGTGCCCGCCCTGCTTCCCGGGAAACCACCGACCAGGGCACGGCGCTGTTGGTCACTCCGGGGCGGCTGCCCTATGAACTGGTCTGGGAGACCCAACAGGCATGGGTGGAGCAGCGCCAGGTCGATCGTCTTCCCGATACGTTGTTGCTGCTGGAGCATGACCCCGTCTTTACGATGGGGCGCCGCACTGCCCAACCACATCGGGAACAGGCCGCACAGGTGACCGCCGCCCACGGCGTTCCGCTCCTGGAAGTCGATCGCGGCGGGTCCATCACCTATCATGGGCCGGGACAACTCGTCGCCTACCCGATCGTCCGTCTCATGCCCCCCTGCCATGGTCCAAAGGCCTACGTCGCGCGGCTGGAAACGATCATAATCAGGACGCTCGCCGAATGGGGCATCGAGGGGTTTCTGCGCCCCGGCCTGCACGGGGTCTGGGTCGATCTTTCCCACCCACGCAAGATCGCCTCCGTCGGCGTCCGCATCGTCAAGGGCGTGACCATGCACGGCCTCGCGCTCAATGTCTCGATGGATCTCACACCCTTCCGCTGGATCACCCCTTGCGGGATCGACGGCTGCGAGGTGACGTCTATGACGGACCTGTTGGGACGCGCCGTGGCGATCGACCACGTGCTTTCCCGGCTGGTCCATTGGTTTGCCGTCCTGTTTCAGTGGACCTGGACGGAACATCGGCAGACTTTGCATTCATCCCCGGAGAGGTTCTGTCATGCAGAATGA
- a CDS encoding S1C family serine protease has product MFLRLARCCVLIGMILQSPLCLNLSAWASPPTPVPEKTLSVPAVVSSVRPSVVTIMSRGVAPSPAPHTASAGSGSGIIIDAAGYILTNNHLVEGVKSVVVGLSTGRLTPGRVVARDFLLDLALIRINATDLVPARLSESPALEIGETVVAIGNPLALKGGSSVTVGVVSALDRAVLAPNGETLYDLIQTDAAINPGSSGGPLVDLSGQVVGISVAVAPSAQAISYAISMGAVYPHLQSMLVRGSIMRPDLGFIPVTVTPSIAASFGLEADRGILVAHVDPDKAAALAGLKMGDVITGVDNHAIYNMGDFWHAYLSPRDHNPAQLTLQGRTGQDTVPLPRMNGGARPSP; this is encoded by the coding sequence ATGTTCCTTCGCCTGGCCCGGTGCTGTGTCCTGATCGGTATGATCCTCCAGAGCCCCCTGTGCCTGAACCTCAGTGCCTGGGCCTCTCCGCCGACCCCCGTTCCTGAGAAAACCCTGTCGGTCCCCGCCGTGGTGTCCAGCGTCCGGCCCTCCGTGGTGACCATCATGTCGCGCGGGGTCGCGCCGAGCCCGGCCCCTCATACGGCCTCTGCCGGGTCCGGCTCCGGCATCATCATCGATGCGGCCGGCTATATCCTCACAAACAATCACCTGGTTGAAGGGGTCAAGAGCGTGGTGGTCGGTCTCTCCACGGGACGGCTCACGCCGGGGCGCGTCGTCGCCCGCGACTTCCTGCTGGATCTCGCCCTGATCCGGATCAACGCCACCGATCTGGTCCCAGCCCGGTTGAGCGAAAGCCCGGCGCTGGAGATCGGTGAAACCGTGGTCGCGATCGGCAATCCGCTGGCGCTCAAGGGGGGATCGAGCGTCACCGTCGGAGTAGTCAGCGCGCTGGATCGCGCCGTCCTGGCTCCAAACGGCGAAACCCTGTACGACTTGATCCAGACCGACGCCGCCATCAATCCCGGAAGCAGCGGAGGTCCCTTGGTGGACCTGTCCGGACAGGTGGTCGGCATCAGCGTGGCGGTGGCCCCTTCCGCCCAGGCCATCAGTTACGCGATTTCGATGGGCGCCGTGTATCCCCATCTCCAATCCATGTTGGTGCGCGGTTCGATCATGAGACCGGACCTCGGCTTCATTCCGGTGACCGTGACTCCCAGCATCGCCGCCAGCTTCGGCCTCGAAGCCGATCGCGGCATTCTCGTTGCGCACGTGGACCCGGACAAGGCCGCGGCCCTGGCGGGGCTCAAGATGGGGGATGTGATCACCGGTGTCGATAACCATGCGATCTATAATATGGGTGATTTCTGGCACGCCTATCTGTCGCCGCGCGACCACAACCCCGCCCAACTCACCCTTCAAGGCAGGACGGGACAGGATACGGTCCCCTTGCCGCGCATGAACGGCGGCGCTCGTCCCAGTCCGTGA